Below is a window of Desulfarculaceae bacterium DNA.
TGAAGTCCTGGCTGAAAACAAAAACCGGGCGGCCATTGACCCGCCCGAATCCCGTCACCACCCCGTCCCCGGGTATTTTGTTTTTTTCCATCCCGAAGTCGGTGCAGCGATGGACCACGAAGCGGTCGAACTCTTCGAAGGTCCCGGTGTCCAAGAGGGCCTCGATGCGCTCCCGGGCGGTCATCTTGCCCTTGGCGTGCTGGGCCTCGATGCGTTTTTCGCCCCCGCCCAACTGGGCCGCCGCGTCCCGGCGTACCAGATCTTCGATCTTTTCCTTGGTGGTGACCGGCACGTTCTGCATTACGAGGACCTCCCTCTTAACCGATTGCCTGCGCTCCTGCCGGAGCCGCCGCCCGCGCGGGGGGCCCCAAACAAACGAAGGCTGCCCAGAGCTGATTGGGGTTCAGTCCTGGGCAGCCCGCGGCCGCTGTCATAGCGGGGCCTGAACCCCGTTTTTAGCTGAGAACTACCAGTACCTGCTCGGCTTCCACGGTCTGGCCCGGCTCAACCTTGATCTCGGCGACGGTGCCGTCTTCCTCGCACAGGATCGGCATTTCCATCTTCATGGCCTCGAGCACGGCCACTTCGTCGTCCTCGCCAATGGAGTCGCCGACGTTGACCGAGATCTTGATGACTTTGCCGCCCATGGGTGCTTTAATTTCTGCCAAGGTGTACCTCCCTATTGATCCTATGAGCCCAAAGGCCCCTGCGTTTTTGCCTGGTTGAACTTCGGTAAAAATGTCCCCGAAGAATAGACCGATACGGTGATTTTTGTCAAGTTCCAAGGAGATCGGCGGTTATTCCTCGGTGGTCTCCTCGTCTTCCAGTTTGGCCAGGTCCTCGAAACGTATATCCGCGCCCAATACGGCCACGATATTTTCGTTGTCGTCGCGCAGGGGGCCGCTCAAGGTGATGCACAACGCGCCGGTGATCTTGCTGGTGTAGAACTCGCTCACATGGAGCTTGCCGTCCTTCATCGGCTTGATGAACCAGTCGCGGTCGCTGAAATCGGTATCCAACATGGCCGAGGAGTACTTGGCCCGGTCGGTGATGTTGGTGATGTTCTTGGTTATCTTGTAGCCCTGCGAGTTGACCACGTAGAGGAACTGGATGAAGGGGTTCTTGTCCAGGGCCTCCTGCAACAGGGGCTCGATGACCGCCGGGGCCATGGTCTTGAGCTCCGGGCGGTCGATGATCTCCTCGCCCAGGGACAGGGCCAGCTTTTTGGCGCGGTCCTTCAGGCGGTCGAACTGGCTGTAGAACAGCTCGGGCAACTGCTTGCGGGCCACCACCTCCAGCTCGGAGTTGCCGATGGAGGTCAGGCGTCCCTCCTCGTACTGCTCGGAGACCCACTTGTTGATCTTCAAAATGCCCGGATGACGCTTGTCCACCCGCTTGTCGCCCTCCAGCTTGAGGCGCTGGTTGACCCAGTGGGCGATGGCCGCGGCCCCGCTCTTGTCGGTGATGGCGATGGTGTAGGGCCGGTTGAGGATCTTCTCGGTGTCGAAGATGTTGTAGATCTCCGGGTTCTTCACCAGCCCGTCGGCATGGATGCCCGCCTTGGTGGAGTTGAAGTCGCGGCCCACGAAAGGGGTGGTGGAGGCGATGCGGTGGCCGATCTCCTTCTCGAAGTACTCGGCCAGGTCGGTGATCACCCTGGTGTCCATCCCGTCGGCCCTGCCCCGTAGCGAGATGTACTCGATGACCAGCGCCTCCAGGGGCGTGTTGCCGGTGCGCTCGCCAAAGCCCAGCACCGAGCTGTTGGCCCCGGCGCAGCCGTAGAGCCAGGCGGTGCTGGCGTTGATGAGCACCTTGTAGAAATCGTTGTGGCCGTGCCACTCCAGGAGCTTGCCCGGGCAGCCCGCGTCGTCGATCATGGCCCGCACCAGGCGGGGCACGCTGCGGGGCAGGGCCGCGCCGGGATAGGTGACCCCGTAGCCCATGGTGTCGCACAGGCGAATCTTGATGCCGATGCCCGACTCTTCCCGAAGCTTGGCCAGCTCACGGGCGAAGGGCACCACGAAGCCGTAGATGTCGGCCCGGGTGAGGTCCTCGAAGTGGCAGCGGGGGATCAGCCCCAGGGACAGGGCGTCCTTGACCACCCCCAGGTAGCGGTCCATGACCTGGGCCCGGGTGAGGTTCATCTTGTGGTAGATGTGGTAGTCGCTCACCGAAGTGAGGATGCCGGTCTCCTTGAGGCCCATCTTCTTGACCTCGGCCAGCTCCTCTTTCTTGGCGCGCACCCAGCCGGTGATCTCCGGGAAGCGGTGCCCCAGGGCCATGCACTGCTCCACCGCTTCCTTGTCCCGCTGGCTGTAGAGGAAAAACTCGCATTGGCGCACGATGCCCTTGGGACCGGAGAGCTTGTGGAGCATGTCATAGATGTCCACGATCTGTTTGGTCTTGTAGGGCGGGCGCGCCTGTTGCCCGTCACGGAAAGTGGTGTCGGTGATGAACATCTCCTCGGCCGGGTCCAGGGGCTGGACCATGTGGTCGAAGTCGGTGCGGCACACCTCGTCATAGGGGAAGATGTTGCGGAAGAGCTGCGGCTCCGCTTGGTCCACCAAACTGACGAAGTTGGGCTGATGCGTGTGGTCCAGCAAGCGGCGGCGCGGATTCCATTCAGCCATGGTCCACCTCTTTCCTGATCGAATTTCACATGCACGCAAAAATACCGGAAGGGGGCACCCTCGTCAAAGGGCGTCCCCTCCGGGTGTTCGCGCATACAAACAACTCCGGCCCGCCCCGGGGGGGCGGGCCGGGTTGGTTACGTCGTGGTGCCTACTTGGGCGGGCAGTAGCGCTTGGCGCCCTTGGGAGGCATGTACTTGGGGAACTTCTTGGCCTGGGTGCGGGCGGCGGCCTTGTCGGCGTCGCTCACGCTCCGGGGAACCATCAACACGGTGCCGACCGAGATCTTGTTGGGATTCTTGATCTTGTCCTTGTTGGCGTTCCACAGCAGGGGCCACAGCCAGGGATCGTTGTAGATCTGGGGCTTGGCCGAGATGCTCCACAGGTCGTCGCACTTCTCCACGGTGTAGGTGGTGGGCAGCGCGGGGGCCGGAGCCGGCTTCTCGGTCACCGGCATGGGCTTGGCCGGCGCGGTCCACTTCTTGACGGCGGGAGGCGGAGGCGGAGCCTTGGGGGGAACTTTCTCCACCCCACACACCGATGCACAACCACCCAGCAGGCCCAGAGCGGCTACAATCGCCATCCAGGGCAAAACCTTTTTCAGCTTGGTCATTCCCATATCCTCCTTACCAATTTCCTCCCTAGGAGCGAAGTGCCATAATCACTCACCGGGTAAACCACATTAAGCGAGTCAATGAAGCATCACCCGTAAGTTACCACTATTTTTACTCTCTGTACAATTCTAGGCGCGTTGTTCGTATAAAGTCAACATCCGGTGGCCACAATGCCGCCGAGTTGTCACTTGGCCGGTTTATCCAGGCGCAGGCCCAACTCCAATAGCTGCTCCCGGCTCACCGGTCCGGGGGCGTCGGTGAGGGGACAGGAAGCCTTCTGGGTTTTGGGGAAGGCGATGACCTCGCGGATGGAGGGCTCACCCGCCAAGATGGCGGTCAGCCGGTCGAAGCCCAGGGCCAGGCCGCCGTGGGGCGGTGCGCCATAGGTCAGGGCCTCCAGGAGGAACCCGAACTTTTCCTGGGCGTCCTCGTCGGAAATATTTAGCGCTGCCAACACCTTGGCCTGCACGTCCGCGCGGTGGATACGGATGGAGCCGCCGCCCACCTCGGAGCCGTTGAGCACCAAATCGTAGGCCCGGGCCTTCACCGCGCCGGGGTCGCTCTCCAGCAGGGGCAGGTCCTCGGCCCGGGGAGAGGTGAAGGGGTGGTGCATGGCCTGCCAGCGCT
It encodes the following:
- a CDS encoding acetyl-CoA carboxylase biotin carboxyl carrier protein subunit encodes the protein MGRYTLAEIKAPMGGKVIKISVNVGDSIGEDDEVAVLEAMKMEMPILCEEDGTVAEIKVEPGQTVEAEQVLVVLS
- a CDS encoding LysM peptidoglycan-binding domain-containing protein, producing MTKLKKVLPWMAIVAALGLLGGCASVCGVEKVPPKAPPPPPAVKKWTAPAKPMPVTEKPAPAPALPTTYTVEKCDDLWSISAKPQIYNDPWLWPLLWNANKDKIKNPNKISVGTVLMVPRSVSDADKAAARTQAKKFPKYMPPKGAKRYCPPK